One segment of Cerasicoccus sp. TK19100 DNA contains the following:
- a CDS encoding helix-turn-helix transcriptional regulator, which yields MKFSSGQFHGRAMQSSARMKKIVNILEMSPEKLAPRVKQAREQLGLSTAELARQANVEFYSVTRVENENEDPGILTSLAVAEAAKIINFDSHVVDQDATRFAELLASDKRAAGVLFDEITTNYLSPSIAGECPTGIFSLNTSTRARGRFQIVETVALEDQIRKFKGDLFLILPRDLGNISKNCLKLSRRMGLEQADQNQDQLYWNHLATGRAVNVSSRRLAHSVEAVTALCKESGFMSPSSYLDIVWAAFMNHFHLERTHRSECKKHNVDEVGGFWQLIYDYIRMLRMVHLDDSRSGRPRRQFT from the coding sequence GTGAAATTTTCATCTGGACAATTTCATGGTCGGGCCATGCAATCTTCGGCTCGAATGAAAAAAATAGTTAACATTCTGGAAATGAGCCCTGAAAAATTGGCGCCGCGAGTAAAGCAAGCCCGTGAACAACTAGGGTTATCGACGGCAGAACTGGCCCGCCAAGCCAATGTCGAGTTTTACAGCGTCACTAGAGTGGAAAATGAAAATGAGGACCCTGGCATTTTAACCTCACTAGCCGTTGCCGAAGCGGCAAAAATCATCAATTTTGATTCGCACGTTGTTGATCAGGACGCCACGCGCTTCGCCGAATTACTGGCCTCTGATAAGAGAGCCGCAGGGGTATTGTTTGATGAAATCACCACTAATTATCTTTCACCATCGATAGCAGGTGAGTGTCCGACAGGCATTTTTAGCCTTAATACGTCTACCAGAGCACGTGGTCGCTTTCAAATTGTCGAGACTGTGGCTCTAGAAGATCAGATCCGTAAATTCAAAGGCGATTTATTTTTAATCCTACCACGTGACCTTGGAAACATTTCGAAGAATTGCCTCAAGCTATCTAGACGAATGGGCCTAGAACAGGCAGATCAAAACCAAGACCAATTGTACTGGAACCACCTTGCCACCGGACGTGCCGTCAATGTTAGTTCACGACGTCTAGCTCATTCGGTAGAGGCGGTCACTGCGCTTTGCAAAGAATCTGGGTTTATGAGCCCTTCTTCTTACTTGGATATTGTATGGGCGGCTTTTATGAATCACTTTCATCTTGAAAGGACGCATCGTAGTGAATGCAAAAAGCATAATGTCGATGAGGTGGGTGGATTTTGGCAATTAATTTATGACTATATTCGCATGCTAAGGATGGTTCATTTGGATGATTCGCGCTCTGGCCGACCGCGGAGACAATTCACATAG
- a CDS encoding GIY-YIG nuclease family protein: MKRVECPEPVEGLYWIYILLMRNGMFYVGQTQNVASRMQRHSDGTGSRQAMQLKEFVLVCVEGPMEADIVTKRERQLKKWTRAKKLRAD, translated from the coding sequence TTGAAGCGCGTCGAATGCCCTGAGCCTGTCGAAGGGCTTTATTGGATTTATATCCTTTTGATGCGCAATGGTATGTTTTACGTCGGTCAAACGCAAAATGTTGCGAGTCGAATGCAGAGGCACTCTGATGGCACAGGTTCGAGGCAGGCGATGCAGTTGAAGGAATTCGTCTTAGTTTGCGTCGAAGGTCCAATGGAGGCAGACATCGTCACCAAGAGAGAGCGCCAGCTCAAAAAGTGGACTCGTGCTAAGAAGCTTCGCGCTGATTAG
- the nuoB gene encoding NADH-quinone oxidoreductase subunit NuoB, with protein MATENNYAYNSKIEGDLVVTKLDTAINWIRKHSVWPMPMGLACCAIELMAVGASRFDISRFGMEVMRFSPRQADCMIVSGTVTYKMAEVVRRIYDQMAEPKWVVAMGACASTGGMYRSYAVLQGVDRIVPVDVYISGCPPRPEALLDGMMKIQDKIEREPSVKNLMNRDMHKAPEKKCKPAPAHA; from the coding sequence ATGGCTACGGAGAACAATTACGCCTACAACAGCAAGATCGAGGGAGACCTCGTGGTGACGAAGCTGGACACGGCGATCAACTGGATTCGCAAGCACTCGGTTTGGCCGATGCCGATGGGGTTGGCCTGCTGCGCTATTGAGCTGATGGCCGTTGGCGCATCCCGTTTTGATATCAGCCGCTTCGGCATGGAAGTGATGCGTTTTTCCCCGCGTCAGGCTGACTGCATGATCGTCTCGGGCACCGTCACTTACAAGATGGCTGAGGTGGTCCGCCGCATTTACGACCAGATGGCCGAGCCAAAGTGGGTCGTCGCAATGGGTGCCTGCGCATCGACCGGTGGCATGTATCGCTCCTATGCTGTGTTGCAAGGGGTGGACCGTATCGTGCCAGTAGATGTTTACATCAGCGGTTGCCCGCCACGCCCTGAAGCGCTGCTCGACGGCATGATGAAAATTCAGGACAAAATTGAACGCGAACCATCAGTGAAAAATCTGATGAACCGGGACATGCACAAAGCGCCCGAAAAGAAATGCAAGCCCGCGCCGGCTCACGCTTAA
- a CDS encoding NADH-quinone oxidoreductase subunit C: protein MESALVEEITKKFDGATPRESIDHPAVNIPVDLLLSVVEWLRDEKSFDLLMDVTAIDWSEDASPRFTGIYHLASTTKHEYIRLASNCEDDVEPELPTLSKLFPAANWHERETYDMLGIRYKGHPDLRRILMWDDYPYHPLRKEFPLAGIDTDLPAADVAEATGAKVIPAPMMGGPFHAPQTGAMSKREPRAADQSWNEAKPKPSTN from the coding sequence ATGGAATCTGCGTTAGTCGAAGAAATTACCAAAAAATTTGATGGGGCGACTCCCCGTGAGTCCATCGATCACCCGGCGGTAAATATCCCGGTCGACCTGCTGCTCAGCGTTGTTGAGTGGCTGCGCGACGAGAAGTCGTTCGACCTGCTCATGGACGTGACCGCGATCGATTGGTCGGAGGACGCCTCTCCGCGTTTCACCGGGATATATCACTTGGCCAGCACGACCAAACATGAATACATCCGCCTGGCTTCCAATTGCGAGGACGATGTCGAGCCCGAGCTGCCTACCTTATCCAAGCTTTTCCCGGCGGCAAACTGGCATGAGCGCGAGACCTACGACATGCTCGGCATTCGCTACAAGGGGCACCCGGATCTGCGCCGCATCCTGATGTGGGACGACTATCCTTACCATCCGCTGCGCAAGGAGTTCCCGTTGGCGGGTATCGACACGGATCTGCCCGCTGCCGACGTTGCTGAAGCGACCGGTGCTAAAGTCATTCCTGCGCCCATGATGGGCGGCCCATTCCACGCACCACAAACCGGTGCCATGTCCAAGCGCGAACCACGCGCCGCCGACCAGAGCTGGAACGAAGCGAAACCCAAGCCAAGCACCAACTAA
- the nuoD gene encoding NADH dehydrogenase (quinone) subunit D, with product MASETEISYGDIAGRAAQFESDDLHGEEMLLNMGPSHPATHGVLRLKLKLDGDVISGCDPVIGYLHRGDEKIAENMTYNQFVPYTDRLDYLAPLANNVAYAIAVERLAGIEVPARCQAIRVICCELARISSHLLGLGVYGMDTGALTTFMYTFTEREKLYTLFEELTGARFTTSYTRIGGLTRDMPDGWMGRVNNFCNQLVPIIDELDKLLTRNRIFVDRTRDVGTITKEDAIAWGLTGANLRASGVELDIRKAQPYSGYENYDFDVPIGSAGDAYDRYLVRMEELRESIRIVQQAISKMPDGLFYNDEAKKIFAPRKDKVLTSMEELIQNFMIVTEGPQIPAGEVYFEAENPKGVLAFFIHSKGGGVPYRLKIRGPSFCSLSILEHICPGHYMSDVPVILGSLDFVMGECDR from the coding sequence ATGGCTAGCGAAACCGAAATTTCCTACGGCGACATCGCCGGACGTGCGGCACAGTTCGAATCCGACGACTTGCACGGCGAAGAAATGCTGCTCAACATGGGGCCGTCGCACCCGGCGACCCACGGTGTGCTCCGCCTCAAGCTCAAGCTCGATGGTGACGTCATTTCCGGCTGCGATCCGGTCATCGGCTACCTGCATCGCGGTGACGAGAAGATTGCCGAGAACATGACCTACAATCAGTTCGTGCCTTACACGGACCGGTTGGACTACCTGGCCCCGCTTGCGAACAACGTTGCCTACGCCATTGCCGTTGAGCGCCTCGCCGGCATCGAAGTCCCGGCACGTTGCCAGGCGATCCGTGTGATTTGCTGTGAGCTGGCCCGCATTTCATCTCACTTGTTGGGCCTCGGTGTTTACGGTATGGACACCGGCGCGTTGACCACGTTCATGTATACCTTCACCGAGCGCGAAAAACTTTACACGCTCTTTGAAGAACTGACCGGCGCTCGCTTCACCACCAGCTACACGCGCATTGGCGGCCTGACCCGCGATATGCCCGATGGCTGGATGGGCCGTGTGAATAATTTCTGCAATCAGTTGGTGCCGATCATCGATGAGCTCGACAAGCTGCTGACCCGCAACCGCATTTTCGTGGACCGCACGCGCGACGTCGGCACGATCACCAAAGAAGACGCGATCGCCTGGGGCCTGACCGGTGCCAACCTTCGCGCTTCCGGTGTAGAGCTCGATATCCGCAAGGCTCAGCCCTACAGTGGTTACGAAAACTACGATTTCGATGTGCCGATTGGCTCGGCTGGCGACGCCTACGACCGCTACCTGGTCCGCATGGAAGAGCTACGCGAGAGTATCCGCATCGTCCAGCAGGCGATCAGCAAAATGCCCGACGGCTTGTTCTACAACGACGAAGCCAAGAAGATTTTTGCCCCGCGCAAGGACAAGGTGCTTACGAGCATGGAAGAGTTGATCCAGAACTTCATGATCGTCACCGAAGGCCCGCAAATTCCCGCCGGTGAAGTTTATTTTGAAGCCGAAAACCCGAAAGGTGTCCTGGCGTTCTTCATTCACAGCAAGGGTGGGGGCGTGCCGTACCGCCTGAAGATTCGCGGCCCGTCCTTCTGCTCGCTGAGCATCCTGGAGCACATTTGCCCGGGCCACTACATGAGCGACGTGCCTGTCATCCTAGGCAGTCTCGACTTCGTGATGGGGGAGTGCGACCGATAA
- the nuoE gene encoding complex I 24 kDa subunit family protein: protein MELSAELTEKIDKLIPRYPDKRSCTLPLCHLIQEEKGYLSKESVEWIAKRLDLQPMQVWEVVTFYPMFRREPIGKVHVKVCRTLSCALRGSYKTCEKLEEALGCKRGETSHDGKFTIEFVECIADCGYAPVVQVDDKLYENVTPDGAADQLIEKIKSMADGEAVDATAEGVAHPAFKG from the coding sequence ATGGAACTTTCCGCTGAACTGACTGAAAAAATCGACAAGCTGATTCCGCGATACCCGGACAAGCGGAGCTGCACGCTGCCGCTTTGCCACCTCATCCAGGAAGAAAAGGGCTACCTGTCCAAGGAATCGGTCGAATGGATCGCCAAGCGCCTGGACCTTCAGCCGATGCAAGTCTGGGAAGTGGTCACGTTTTACCCGATGTTTCGCCGCGAGCCCATTGGCAAGGTGCACGTAAAAGTCTGCCGCACGCTTTCCTGCGCACTGCGCGGCTCTTACAAAACCTGCGAAAAGCTCGAAGAAGCCCTCGGCTGCAAACGTGGCGAAACTTCGCATGACGGAAAGTTTACCATCGAATTCGTCGAGTGCATCGCAGACTGCGGCTACGCGCCGGTGGTCCAGGTCGATGACAAGCTCTACGAAAACGTCACGCCAGACGGCGCTGCTGACCAATTGATCGAGAAAATCAAAAGCATGGCCGACGGCGAAGCTGTCGATGCCACCGCAGAAGGCGTTGCCCACCCGGCATTCAAGGGCTAA
- the nuoF gene encoding NADH-quinone oxidoreductase subunit NuoF, which yields MAITERRMIYKHVDEEGYSNDIDCYIKNGGYEVLKKAVQAKPEDLRQEVLDSGIRGRGGAGFPTGMKWKFLDFKSGKPIYLVCNADESEPGTYKDRQIIYQDPHQLVEGMMISAFAIGAKCAFIYIRGEFINGARILEKAIEDARAKNLLGEDILGSGYSCDLIVHRGGGAYICGEETGLIESLEGKRGYPRIKPPYFPAALGLYMCPTIVNNVETLCWVKHIIEIGGKEFANIGVKGDSGTHIIGVSGLVQKPGYFEIEAGAHTLGEVLYDGCGGPLPGRKFKAVIPGGLSMKILKWGERWKGKHPNTGEDYDWGVEDIPLDSVSMGLTGSALSTGGAMIMDDSTDMLEAMANINAFYAHESCGQCTPCREGSLWMHKLSKRMTDGQAREEDVPLLLDIADQIAGRTICAHGEAAAWPVQSAVPKFKDEYLDKIKKQANGERYNPVGYPLI from the coding sequence ATGGCCATCACTGAACGCAGAATGATTTACAAGCATGTCGACGAGGAAGGCTACTCGAACGACATCGACTGCTACATCAAAAACGGCGGCTACGAGGTGCTGAAAAAGGCCGTGCAAGCCAAGCCCGAAGACCTGCGCCAGGAAGTGCTCGACAGCGGCATCCGTGGCCGCGGTGGTGCCGGTTTCCCGACCGGCATGAAGTGGAAGTTCCTCGACTTTAAATCAGGCAAGCCGATTTACCTCGTTTGCAACGCAGACGAGTCCGAGCCTGGTACCTATAAGGACCGTCAGATCATTTACCAAGACCCGCATCAACTGGTCGAGGGTATGATGATTTCGGCCTTCGCCATTGGCGCGAAGTGCGCCTTCATTTACATTCGTGGCGAGTTCATTAACGGCGCTCGCATTCTCGAAAAGGCCATTGAAGATGCCCGGGCGAAGAATCTGCTCGGCGAAGACATTCTGGGCTCCGGCTACTCTTGCGACCTGATCGTCCACCGTGGCGGTGGTGCCTACATTTGCGGCGAAGAAACCGGCCTGATCGAATCTCTCGAAGGCAAGCGGGGCTATCCGCGCATTAAGCCGCCTTACTTCCCGGCCGCGCTGGGGCTCTACATGTGCCCGACGATTGTCAACAACGTCGAAACGCTTTGCTGGGTAAAGCATATCATCGAAATCGGCGGCAAAGAGTTTGCCAATATCGGTGTTAAGGGCGACAGCGGTACGCACATTATCGGTGTCAGCGGCCTGGTGCAAAAGCCCGGCTATTTCGAAATCGAAGCCGGTGCACATACCCTTGGCGAAGTGCTTTACGACGGCTGCGGCGGCCCATTACCCGGGCGCAAGTTCAAGGCAGTCATCCCTGGCGGCCTCTCGATGAAAATTCTGAAATGGGGCGAGCGCTGGAAGGGCAAGCACCCGAACACCGGCGAAGATTACGACTGGGGCGTGGAAGACATTCCGCTGGACTCCGTTAGTATGGGCCTGACAGGCTCGGCGCTTTCCACCGGCGGTGCGATGATCATGGATGACTCCACGGATATGTTGGAGGCCATGGCGAACATAAACGCCTTCTACGCACACGAATCCTGCGGACAATGCACGCCTTGCCGCGAAGGTTCGCTCTGGATGCACAAGCTTTCCAAGCGCATGACCGACGGCCAGGCCCGCGAAGAAGATGTGCCGCTCCTGCTCGACATTGCCGATCAAATCGCCGGTCGCACCATTTGCGCCCACGGCGAAGCGGCTGCATGGCCCGTCCAGAGCGCGGTTCCGAAGTTTAAAGACGAATATCTCGACAAGATTAAGAAACAGGCCAACGGTGAGCGTTATAACCCGGTGGGCTATCCTCTGATCTGA
- a CDS encoding 2Fe-2S iron-sulfur cluster-binding protein: MADSETNLVTINIDGVEHSVPGGMNLVDACESVGVEVPHYCYHPKLSVAGNCRMCLVEMGMPMRDRATGEPVLDDDGVQKIGWMPKPAIACASKTMPGLHIKTKSDLTKECREGVMEFLLVNHPLDCPICDQAGECRLQEFATDYGRGFSRFVEEKNVKPKRTVLGPRVTLDDERCILCSRCVRFCEEIDENPVLGFTERGSYNTLTCFPGTQLDSNYSLNTVDICPVGALTSTDFRFKMRVWFLKPTPSICTESSVGVNTEVWSREGVIYRVTPRRNDSVNDTWMADTGRALYHQVEAKSRMKSFRVDGNKASLGEAIQRVRELMTVGPIAYVGSGQMSVEDQWMLRKLVETEPGPIHFVYHQGEGDGRLISKDKTPNLRGGLLTGLIKDLPDAHLHALRDQLEKGEIKTIVAFGEDLVKAGIAPELLKKANVIYFGDQRNDTTDFVKVLLPTLTVFERSGSFINQQFRLQKFAQCVPGPAGLMPTTALISRLIGEIKGESSLPPSNPQLWRDMAVAIEQFAGIEFAKIPATGLELDSSAFAQLHFVEEKGWHYEPVAEPAGAESSHH; the protein is encoded by the coding sequence ATGGCTGACAGCGAAACCAATTTGGTGACGATCAACATCGACGGCGTCGAACATAGCGTGCCAGGCGGGATGAATCTCGTCGACGCGTGTGAAAGCGTTGGCGTGGAGGTCCCACACTACTGCTACCACCCGAAGCTTTCCGTGGCAGGCAACTGCCGCATGTGCCTCGTGGAAATGGGCATGCCCATGCGCGACCGCGCGACCGGTGAGCCCGTGCTGGATGACGACGGCGTGCAAAAAATCGGCTGGATGCCGAAGCCCGCCATTGCGTGTGCATCCAAGACGATGCCCGGGCTGCACATCAAGACGAAGTCCGACCTGACCAAGGAATGCCGCGAAGGCGTCATGGAATTCCTTTTGGTCAACCACCCGCTGGATTGCCCGATTTGCGACCAGGCCGGGGAGTGTCGTTTGCAGGAGTTTGCCACCGATTACGGCCGTGGCTTTAGCCGCTTCGTCGAGGAGAAAAACGTCAAGCCGAAGCGCACGGTTCTCGGCCCACGCGTAACACTCGACGACGAGCGCTGCATCCTCTGCTCGCGCTGTGTGCGCTTCTGCGAAGAGATCGATGAAAACCCGGTTTTGGGCTTCACCGAGCGTGGCAGCTATAACACATTGACCTGCTTCCCCGGCACTCAGCTGGACAGCAATTATTCGCTCAACACGGTCGATATTTGCCCGGTTGGCGCGCTGACCAGCACGGATTTCCGCTTCAAGATGCGCGTGTGGTTCCTCAAGCCGACACCCAGCATTTGCACCGAGTCCAGCGTTGGCGTGAACACGGAAGTCTGGTCGCGCGAAGGCGTCATTTACCGCGTGACACCGCGCCGCAATGACTCCGTCAACGACACTTGGATGGCTGATACCGGCCGTGCGCTTTACCACCAAGTCGAGGCCAAAAGCCGCATGAAAAGCTTCCGCGTGGATGGCAACAAAGCCAGCCTCGGCGAGGCGATTCAGCGCGTTCGCGAGCTGATGACCGTTGGCCCGATCGCCTACGTCGGCTCCGGCCAAATGAGCGTGGAAGATCAGTGGATGCTGCGCAAGCTAGTGGAAACCGAGCCGGGTCCGATTCACTTTGTTTACCATCAAGGGGAGGGCGATGGTCGCCTGATTTCCAAGGACAAAACGCCCAACCTCCGCGGCGGATTGCTCACTGGCCTCATCAAGGACCTGCCCGATGCCCACCTGCACGCGCTGCGTGACCAGTTGGAGAAGGGCGAGATCAAGACGATCGTCGCATTTGGCGAGGATTTGGTAAAGGCTGGCATCGCGCCTGAACTGCTCAAGAAGGCCAACGTCATTTACTTCGGCGACCAACGCAACGACACCACGGATTTCGTGAAAGTGCTGCTGCCGACGTTGACCGTTTTCGAGCGCTCTGGCTCGTTTATTAACCAGCAGTTCCGCTTGCAGAAGTTTGCCCAATGCGTGCCCGGACCCGCTGGCCTGATGCCGACCACCGCACTGATCTCCCGCCTCATTGGTGAGATCAAGGGCGAGTCCAGCCTACCGCCCAGTAATCCGCAACTTTGGCGGGACATGGCAGTGGCCATTGAACAATTTGCCGGCATTGAATTTGCCAAGATACCGGCTACCGGCCTTGAACTCGACAGCTCTGCTTTCGCCCAGCTTCACTTTGTGGAAGAAAAGGGTTGGCATTATGAGCCCGTCGCCGAACCTGCTGGGGCTGAAAGCTCGCACCACTAA
- a CDS encoding complex I subunit 1/NuoH family protein — protein sequence MTDSLVLDIVLKVVFALIFVVVIMTLAAYSVLAERKVASWIQGRVGPNRTALPGLSAIPVIGPHLVKMGMWQPLADGVKFLFKEDPIPGHVNKLYYVLAPCIALVPALTTMVVLPVGQYLDGDIVKPIVLANVDIGILFILAFSSLGVYGIVIGGWAANSKYPYFGGIRSSAQMISYELAMGMSILPVFIWANGPGAGIGGLSLFNVVESQQAMWLGVWMPIPAFIFLTSLYAETNRLPFDMPESETELVGGFHTEYGSFKFGLFFVGEYAHMVIGSAVFTILFLGGWNFLPTFGVLPDWVADPWSLMPNWLGSTLSVIYFIGKTLFFVFLFMWVRWTLPRFRYDQVMTLGWKYLVPGALICVVAYAIIIGLWDIAFTIEETPAIVE from the coding sequence ATGACTGACTCACTTGTATTGGACATCGTTCTCAAGGTCGTCTTCGCCCTGATCTTCGTCGTGGTGATCATGACGCTGGCGGCGTATTCGGTGCTCGCAGAGCGCAAGGTCGCTTCGTGGATTCAAGGGCGTGTTGGGCCGAATCGCACTGCCTTGCCTGGCCTGTCTGCGATCCCGGTCATCGGTCCACATCTCGTTAAAATGGGCATGTGGCAGCCGCTGGCTGACGGCGTGAAGTTCCTCTTTAAGGAAGACCCGATTCCGGGCCATGTAAACAAGCTTTACTACGTGCTCGCGCCCTGTATCGCGCTGGTGCCTGCATTGACCACGATGGTCGTGCTGCCAGTCGGCCAGTATCTGGACGGCGACATCGTAAAGCCCATCGTGCTGGCCAATGTCGATATCGGCATCCTGTTCATCTTGGCGTTCAGCTCACTCGGTGTTTACGGCATCGTGATTGGTGGCTGGGCAGCGAACTCCAAGTATCCGTATTTCGGCGGCATCCGCTCTTCGGCGCAGATGATTTCCTACGAGCTCGCCATGGGCATGAGCATCCTGCCCGTTTTCATCTGGGCCAATGGTCCGGGCGCTGGCATCGGTGGCTTGTCGTTGTTCAATGTCGTGGAGTCGCAACAAGCGATGTGGCTTGGTGTTTGGATGCCGATTCCGGCCTTCATTTTTCTCACTTCACTCTACGCGGAAACGAACCGTTTGCCGTTCGACATGCCGGAGAGTGAAACCGAGCTCGTGGGCGGTTTCCACACGGAGTACGGCTCATTTAAGTTCGGCCTGTTCTTCGTGGGCGAATACGCGCACATGGTCATCGGCTCGGCGGTCTTCACGATCCTGTTCCTCGGCGGCTGGAACTTCCTCCCGACCTTCGGTGTACTGCCGGACTGGGTTGCCGATCCATGGTCACTCATGCCAAACTGGCTGGGCTCGACGCTGAGTGTAATCTACTTCATCGGCAAGACGCTGTTCTTCGTCTTCCTGTTCATGTGGGTCCGCTGGACGCTTCCGCGCTTCCGCTACGACCAGGTCATGACCCTCGGTTGGAAATACCTCGTGCCCGGCGCGCTGATCTGCGTGGTGGCCTACGCCATCATCATTGGCCTGTGGGATATCGCGTTCACCATCGAAGAAACCCCGGCAATCGTCGAATAA
- a CDS encoding NuoI/complex I 23 kDa subunit family protein, with product MAVKVVDRSPLNFWEKTYMPQVLGGLKITLDNMLRPKVTLQYPEERPTIPDNYRGVPTLVRDPNGREKCVSCQLCEFVCPPKAIRITPGEIEDGDEHEHVEKRPKDFEINMLRCIYCGMCQEVCPEEAIFLQDTYSVSGYSREELVYHKAKLYELGGTLPDQHYKWDRKKDAEEKAAAGGHH from the coding sequence ATGGCTGTAAAAGTTGTCGATCGATCACCGCTGAATTTCTGGGAAAAGACCTACATGCCGCAGGTTTTAGGCGGCTTGAAGATTACTCTGGATAATATGCTGCGCCCCAAAGTGACGCTGCAGTATCCTGAGGAGCGTCCCACGATTCCCGATAATTACCGTGGCGTGCCCACGCTCGTGCGCGACCCCAATGGCCGCGAAAAGTGCGTTTCCTGCCAACTCTGCGAGTTTGTTTGCCCGCCCAAGGCCATCCGGATCACCCCGGGTGAGATTGAAGACGGCGACGAACACGAACACGTGGAGAAGCGCCCCAAGGATTTTGAAATCAACATGCTGCGCTGCATCTACTGCGGCATGTGCCAGGAAGTCTGCCCGGAAGAGGCGATTTTCCTGCAAGACACCTACTCGGTTTCCGGCTACTCCCGCGAGGAGCTGGTTTACCACAAGGCCAAGCTGTATGAGCTTGGTGGCACGCTGCCTGACCAACACTACAAGTGGGACAGGAAAAAAGATGCGGAAGAAAAAGCCGCGGCTGGGGGGCACCACTAG
- a CDS encoding NADH-quinone oxidoreductase subunit J family protein, producing MADFLFYLFSALTVLSALLVTVSRNAVNGAMFMIMSFVGMAALFLLLEAYFLAALQILVYAGAVMVLFLFIIMLLDADKGRSVRPDRLTTFAAGIGALLLVLGLAYITFGESASPSTPLPEITEMPQNASADDIPFTTASRSFGYGLFTKYMLPFQVTGFLLLIAMVGVIVLSKKIDASGEESTKPRIAKS from the coding sequence ATGGCTGACTTTTTATTCTACCTGTTTTCCGCGCTCACGGTGCTGTCCGCATTGCTGGTCACCGTAAGCCGCAACGCCGTCAATGGCGCGATGTTCATGATCATGAGCTTCGTCGGTATGGCTGCGCTGTTTCTGCTGCTGGAGGCCTACTTCCTGGCGGCGCTGCAGATCCTGGTCTATGCGGGCGCAGTGATGGTGCTCTTCCTGTTCATCATCATGCTGCTCGATGCAGACAAAGGGCGCTCCGTGCGCCCGGACCGCCTGACGACGTTTGCCGCTGGTATTGGCGCGCTGTTGCTCGTTCTGGGCTTGGCTTACATCACTTTCGGCGAGAGTGCTTCTCCGTCCACGCCGCTGCCCGAAATCACGGAAATGCCGCAAAATGCATCCGCTGACGACATCCCGTTCACCACGGCGTCGCGCTCATTCGGCTACGGCCTTTTTACGAAATACATGCTGCCATTCCAGGTGACCGGCTTCTTGCTGCTGATCGCCATGGTTGGCGTGATTGTCCTGAGTAAAAAGATCGATGCTTCCGGTGAGGAGTCAACCAAACCGAGGATCGCCAAGTCATGA
- the nuoK gene encoding NADH-quinone oxidoreductase subunit NuoK produces the protein MTISLNAFLFVSGLLFAIGFFGVLFRRNTLVIYMCLELMLNAVNLALVAFSRYHNSMDGNLFVFFIIAVAAAEVAVGLAIIVALYRKRQTVMVEELAELRN, from the coding sequence ATGACCATTTCGCTCAACGCTTTCCTGTTCGTTTCCGGCCTGCTGTTTGCCATCGGGTTCTTTGGTGTGCTGTTTCGCCGGAATACACTGGTCATCTACATGTGCCTGGAGTTGATGCTCAACGCGGTCAACTTGGCACTGGTCGCATTTTCGCGTTACCACAATTCGATGGACGGAAACTTGTTCGTTTTCTTCATCATTGCGGTGGCCGCGGCCGAGGTGGCCGTTGGCCTGGCGATCATTGTCGCACTTTACCGTAAACGCCAGACTGTCATGGTCGAAGAACTCGCCGAGCTGAGGAACTGA